Genomic DNA from Corynebacterium diphtheriae:
TCTGCTTGTTGTTGGATTAGCACTTCAAATGGCGCCTAAGCGAGCCCAAAACGTGGGCTGGATGCTTATCCTCATGATTATCATTCAAGCGCTTATTGGTGTCATTCAATACCGCCTCGGAGTCCCACGTTGGACTGTTCCTGTCCATATTGGAATGTGCTCTGTTGTGGTCGCGTTCTGCGCATTCTTGTGGGCAGAGGGCAAGCAACGTGTGAGCGTTTAGATCTATTTGCGGATCTAATTCACAGGTCGAAACCCGCATACAATTAAAGCCTCATGATGTTCCATAAATCATCATGAGGCTTTTTACTTTGTCCAAAGTATTTAAATTGATTCGTATTTAAAAGAACGTGGTCGTCCAACCAAGGTGACCGCCGATTGTTTCCCAGCCTAGTACTGCATCAATCGACAATCCGACAAAGTAGACAGCCAAGTAATTGTTGGAAAGGATGAATAGTTTCAAAGGCTTGACTTCACCACCATTTTTAATCCCGTTATGTAGCCTGACAGCCATAACTAAGAACCACGCACCCGACACGACAGCGATGATTGCGTGAATCCATGAGGCAGCAGGAATAAGAAGAAACGTGGTGAGTACCGTTGCAACGGTGTACCACACAATTTGGCGAGTTACTTCCACGGGAGTACGAACCACGGGCAGCATCGGAACACCTGCACGTGCGTAATCATCTTTGTACTTCATGGCTAATGCCCATGTGTGTGGGGGTGTCCAGAAGAAGATCACCATGAAAAGCACAATCGCCTGCCACCATTGTGCTGGTGTACCTGCTGGAAGATTATCGGTAATCACTGCCCACCCGACGACTACGGGCATACAACCTGCTGCACCGCCCCAAACGATGTTGAGA
This window encodes:
- a CDS encoding heme o synthase produces the protein MLEETLETIKAYVALTKPRVIELLLVATIPAMLQAERGENNIGLILLTLLGGWMGAAAANTFNMVADSDIDQKMGRTRARPLVRNKVSNRHASVFAWTLTVVSFLWLWVLCRSVLAGLFILLTIFFYIFVYTKYLKRKTHLNIVWGGAAGCMPVVVGWAVITDNLPAGTPAQWWQAIVLFMVIFFWTPPHTWALAMKYKDDYARAGVPMLPVVRTPVEVTRQIVWYTVATVLTTFLLIPAASWIHAIIAVVSGAWFLVMAVRLHNGIKNGGEVKPLKLFILSNNYLAVYFVGLSIDAVLGWETIGGHLGWTTTFF